In Vibrio japonicus, one DNA window encodes the following:
- the ppnN gene encoding nucleotide 5'-monophosphate nucleosidase PpnN, translating to MITHISPAGSMDLLSQLEVERLKKTASSDLYQLYRNCTLAVLNSGSHTDNSKELLEKYKSFDVNVVRRERGIKLELTNAPEHAFVDGQIIKGIQEHLFAVLRDIVYVNMHLADNQRLNLTNASHVTNLVFGILRNAGALTPGIDPNLVVCWGGHSINAVEYQYTREVGHELGLREMNICTGCGPGAMEGPMKGAAIGHAKQRYYDQRYLGLTEPSIIAAEPPNPIVNELVIMPDIEKRLEAFVRMAHGIVIFPGGAGTAEELLYILGIMMHPENTSQPLPIVLTGPKESEDYFRSIDQFIGDTLGKTAQKHYEIVIDDPARVAKIMKQGMEDVRQHRKATGDAYSFNWLLKVEPEFQLPFEPTHENMASLDLHLNQRPENLAAALRQAFSGIVAGNVKADGIREIEKYGPFALDGDASLMKKMDRLLRDFVEQHRMKLPDGTAYEPCYRIKTGD from the coding sequence ATGATCACTCATATTAGTCCTGCTGGTAGTATGGATCTTCTCTCTCAACTTGAAGTTGAGCGCCTTAAGAAAACCGCCTCCAGTGATCTTTACCAGCTATATAGAAACTGTACGTTAGCTGTACTGAATTCTGGTAGCCATACTGACAACTCAAAAGAACTGCTCGAAAAATACAAATCCTTCGACGTTAATGTGGTGCGCCGTGAACGCGGTATTAAACTAGAACTGACTAATGCGCCAGAGCACGCCTTTGTTGATGGGCAAATCATTAAAGGGATTCAAGAACATTTGTTCGCGGTACTACGTGACATTGTTTACGTCAACATGCACTTGGCAGACAACCAGCGCCTTAATCTCACCAACGCTAGTCATGTCACCAACTTAGTGTTTGGTATTTTGCGAAATGCTGGGGCACTGACACCGGGAATCGATCCCAACCTTGTCGTCTGCTGGGGCGGTCACTCCATTAATGCCGTTGAATATCAATATACTCGTGAAGTCGGCCATGAGCTTGGTTTGCGAGAAATGAACATCTGTACCGGTTGCGGACCAGGTGCAATGGAAGGGCCAATGAAAGGCGCGGCGATTGGCCATGCTAAACAACGCTACTACGACCAACGTTACCTTGGTCTCACTGAACCGTCGATCATTGCTGCGGAGCCGCCAAACCCGATTGTGAACGAGCTCGTTATCATGCCTGACATTGAAAAACGTCTAGAGGCATTTGTTCGCATGGCTCATGGTATCGTTATTTTCCCCGGCGGTGCGGGCACTGCGGAAGAGTTGCTGTATATTTTGGGTATCATGATGCACCCAGAAAATACCAGTCAACCACTCCCAATCGTTCTTACAGGTCCAAAAGAGAGTGAAGACTACTTCCGATCTATCGATCAATTTATCGGTGACACGTTAGGTAAAACAGCGCAGAAACATTATGAAATAGTCATTGATGATCCTGCGCGAGTAGCGAAGATTATGAAGCAAGGTATGGAAGACGTTCGTCAGCACCGTAAGGCTACAGGCGATGCTTACAGCTTTAACTGGTTGCTTAAAGTCGAGCCGGAGTTCCAATTACCATTTGAACCAACACACGAAAACATGGCGAGTTTGGATCTACACCTGAACCAACGTCCGGAAAATCTTGCAGCCGCACTGCGCCAAGCATTTTCAGGCATTGTCGCTGGTAACGTGAAAGCCGATGGTATCCGTGAGATAGAAAAATACGGCCCATTTGCGCTTGATGGTGACGCGAGTCTAATGAAGAAAATGGACAGGCTGCTACGCGACTTCGTCGAGCAACACCGCATGAAATTACCTGATGGTACGGCTTACGAGCCATGTTACCGAATCAAGACTGGTGACTAG
- a CDS encoding DUF423 domain-containing protein, with translation MKSNHIVAFGGVFAGVGVALGAFAAHGLKKVLPPYLIEVFNTGVQYQFIHALAILLCGILIRSSLTEKSQKYFALAAICFIIGIFCFSGSLYALAITGIKWFGPITPLGGITFMLGWGLFVYAALQIKEVNQ, from the coding sequence GTGAAAAGTAATCACATTGTCGCGTTTGGCGGCGTTTTTGCGGGTGTAGGTGTGGCGTTAGGCGCTTTCGCGGCACACGGGCTGAAAAAAGTGTTGCCACCTTATTTAATAGAGGTGTTTAACACAGGAGTTCAGTATCAATTTATTCATGCATTGGCTATTTTGCTCTGTGGAATCCTGATCCGTTCTTCTTTGACTGAGAAATCACAAAAATATTTCGCCCTCGCTGCGATTTGCTTTATCATCGGCATCTTTTGTTTTAGCGGCAGTCTATATGCGCTGGCCATAACCGGAATTAAATGGTTTGGCCCGATTACACCGTTAGGTGGCATCACCTTTATGTTGGGGTGGGGACTGTTCGTGTACGCAGCACTACAGATTAAAGAGGTGAATCAGTGA
- the cyoC gene encoding cytochrome o ubiquinol oxidase subunit III: protein MQTNIAAHHDHDHHHDTNGNKLFGFWVYLMSDCVLFATLFATYAVLSSNSIAGPTGKEIFELPFVFVETMLLLFSSITFGFGMIAMKRNDVAGLKRWMQVTFALGLGFICMEIYEFHHLIAEGYGPQASAFLSAFFTLVGTHGLHVTFGLIWLAVAYHQLSTKGLNDNMAMRFNCLSLFWHFLDIVWICVFTIVYLMGVM, encoded by the coding sequence ATGCAAACTAATATTGCAGCTCATCATGACCACGATCACCACCATGACACGAATGGCAACAAGCTGTTTGGTTTCTGGGTTTACCTGATGAGTGACTGTGTATTGTTCGCGACTTTGTTTGCGACTTATGCCGTGCTGTCCAGCAACTCGATTGCCGGTCCAACGGGTAAAGAGATTTTCGAACTGCCTTTCGTGTTTGTTGAAACCATGCTGCTGCTATTTAGTAGTATCACTTTTGGTTTTGGCATGATCGCGATGAAACGAAACGATGTGGCTGGTCTAAAGCGTTGGATGCAAGTTACCTTCGCGCTTGGCCTAGGCTTTATCTGCATGGAAATCTACGAGTTCCATCACCTGATTGCGGAAGGTTACGGCCCTCAAGCGAGTGCATTCTTATCGGCGTTCTTTACGCTAGTTGGGACGCACGGCTTACACGTGACATTCGGTCTAATTTGGTTGGCGGTGGCCTATCACCAGCTTTCAACCAAAGGACTGAACGACAACATGGCAATGCGCTTTAACTGCTTGAGCCTATTCTGGCACTTCCTAGACATTGTTTGGATTTGTGTCTTTACCATCGTTTACTTAATGGGGGTGATGTAA
- a CDS encoding GGDEF domain-containing protein — protein sequence MGSKESDLQSQLEKLQQQLNQVRLTQKDTSFKFTREQKVLKRIIASMTTVYKSEDPRLKASLIELKQAVEQQQDISSLIPKLAILERLLKQQGLAMDKETEHLDSQIKHSGETLLRVSGLPLKIKRDLRELLSYSNGQQMSNIEQAIKLIALYERSVKIIAANPSTPLNEISKNTDRELLVKLSDELQHLITEIDFECESGELLADIRAKLLVGVNTHTLLELTLQTLKLVVEGTHTERKASEQFLNEVNASLSTSVSAAEKNTQQSQSYLDQRHEINEELSGVIGKADAKVKSATHLDTLRNELAPLLDQLNSLSERLHHAESREQALLDRMVHGKNQIEALFTLTQDYRRRLDEQKQRIQLDPLTKVYTRTSFNERLEIEYRRWIKNQHDLHIILFDIDGFGTINDGFGYAAGDKALKIIARTIKNALTDGDTVARFGGEEFILILPKRLNKDCYSLVQSIQQQVSKLPFKFKEQNLKITLSAASSHFKDSDTPEEVLDQLNLRLRKAKSIGPSQFVWN from the coding sequence ATGGGCTCCAAAGAATCCGATCTTCAGTCACAGCTTGAAAAGCTTCAACAACAATTGAACCAAGTTCGATTGACACAGAAAGATACCTCGTTCAAATTTACTAGAGAGCAGAAGGTGCTTAAGCGCATCATTGCTTCTATGACGACGGTGTACAAAAGTGAAGACCCAAGACTAAAAGCTAGTTTAATTGAGCTGAAGCAAGCGGTAGAACAACAACAAGACATCAGCTCGTTGATCCCTAAGCTGGCAATATTAGAACGTTTGCTGAAACAACAAGGCTTGGCTATGGATAAAGAGACAGAACACTTAGATTCGCAGATAAAACACAGCGGAGAAACACTGCTTCGCGTTTCTGGCCTTCCTCTAAAAATTAAACGAGATCTCCGAGAGCTTCTTAGCTACTCAAACGGTCAACAAATGTCGAATATAGAGCAAGCAATTAAACTCATTGCTCTGTACGAACGTTCTGTCAAAATCATTGCAGCCAACCCTTCCACTCCACTCAATGAAATTTCAAAAAACACAGACCGAGAGCTACTTGTTAAACTTTCAGATGAACTACAACACCTCATCACTGAAATTGATTTTGAATGCGAATCGGGTGAGTTGCTGGCAGACATTCGAGCAAAGCTGCTGGTCGGCGTAAATACACACACGCTTTTAGAATTAACGCTTCAAACACTCAAACTGGTTGTTGAAGGGACGCATACCGAGCGCAAGGCGTCAGAGCAATTTTTGAACGAGGTTAACGCATCACTCTCAACGTCAGTAAGCGCTGCCGAGAAAAACACGCAGCAATCTCAAAGTTACCTAGATCAAAGGCATGAGATTAACGAGGAGTTATCTGGGGTCATCGGAAAAGCCGACGCGAAAGTTAAGTCAGCAACACACTTAGACACCCTACGAAATGAGCTCGCGCCCTTACTTGACCAACTGAATTCTCTCTCTGAACGTCTCCACCACGCAGAAAGTAGAGAGCAAGCGCTTTTGGATCGCATGGTGCATGGTAAAAATCAGATTGAAGCACTCTTCACACTGACTCAAGATTATCGCCGCCGCTTGGATGAACAGAAGCAGAGAATACAACTTGATCCACTGACTAAAGTGTATACGCGCACTTCTTTCAACGAGCGTCTAGAAATTGAATATCGTCGTTGGATAAAAAATCAGCATGACCTCCACATCATCCTGTTTGATATCGATGGTTTTGGCACGATTAATGACGGGTTTGGTTACGCGGCAGGCGACAAAGCTCTCAAAATCATCGCACGCACAATAAAAAATGCACTAACAGATGGCGATACTGTTGCTCGCTTTGGGGGCGAAGAGTTTATCCTCATTTTGCCTAAACGCTTAAATAAAGACTGCTATAGCTTGGTGCAGTCCATTCAGCAGCAAGTGTCTAAATTGCCTTTCAAGTTCAAAGAGCAGAACCTGAAGATTACACTTTCTGCTGCAAGTAGCCACTTTAAAGACTCTGATACCCCAGAAGAGGTATTAGACCAACTCAACCTGCGTCTAAGAAAAGCGAAGTCCATTGGCCCTAGCCAGTTCGTTTGGAATTAA
- a CDS encoding alpha/beta fold hydrolase: MSDYLIDGENGQPIFLFAHGAGAGMDHEFMASVAQGLAKKGIQVIRFNFPYMAKRAEDGKKRPPDRAPKLLEAYQQVISEYAKDKAIVIGGKSMGGRMASLLADEESVAAVACLGFPFHPPGKPENYKGEHLATVKKPLLILQGERDTFGKKEEFGEFALSESVQVEFLPDGDHSFKPRKRSGFTEQGNIDLTVQRIATFVFDVYGEVYGEK, translated from the coding sequence ATGAGTGATTACCTGATTGATGGTGAAAACGGCCAGCCAATATTTCTTTTTGCTCATGGCGCAGGGGCAGGAATGGACCATGAATTTATGGCTTCGGTGGCTCAGGGATTAGCAAAGAAAGGGATTCAGGTTATACGCTTTAACTTCCCTTATATGGCTAAGCGCGCTGAAGATGGCAAGAAGCGCCCGCCGGACAGAGCGCCAAAACTGCTTGAAGCCTATCAACAAGTTATTTCCGAATACGCGAAAGACAAGGCGATTGTTATCGGCGGTAAATCAATGGGAGGTCGGATGGCGAGTTTACTGGCTGACGAAGAAAGCGTTGCGGCGGTGGCTTGCTTAGGTTTTCCGTTTCACCCGCCAGGTAAGCCGGAAAATTATAAAGGCGAGCACTTGGCAACGGTGAAGAAACCTCTGCTTATTTTACAAGGCGAGCGAGACACCTTTGGCAAGAAAGAAGAGTTCGGTGAGTTTGCACTATCAGAGAGCGTGCAAGTCGAATTTTTGCCAGATGGCGATCACAGCTTTAAACCACGTAAAAGGTCTGGCTTTACTGAGCAAGGCAATATCGATCTGACAGTGCAGCGCATAGCGACGTTTGTCTTCGATGTGTATGGTGAGGTGTACGGTGAAAAGTAA
- a CDS encoding transcriptional regulator GcvA, translating into MSRRLPPLNSLKVFEAAARHLSFTRAAEELFVTQAAVSHQIKALEEFLGLKLFRRRNRSLLLTEEGQSYFLDIKDIFTSLAEATDKVLERSEKGALTISLPPSFAIQWLVPRLADFNQQEPDIDVRIKAVDMDEGSLTDDVDVAIYYGRGNWPGLRSDKLYQEFLIPLCSPSLLLGSKPLESLSDLTKHTLLHDTSRKDWKQFAKQNGIEGVNVNHGPIFSHSTMVLQAAAHGQGVALGNNVLAQPELEAGRLIAPFDEVLVTKNAFYVVCHEKQADMGRIATFRDWMLAKAQSEQEVLLDE; encoded by the coding sequence ATGTCTAGACGATTGCCTCCATTAAATTCACTCAAAGTGTTTGAGGCTGCTGCACGTCATTTAAGTTTTACTCGTGCTGCTGAAGAGCTGTTTGTTACCCAAGCGGCGGTCAGTCACCAAATTAAAGCGTTAGAAGAATTCCTTGGCTTAAAGCTATTTCGTAGAAGAAATCGCTCTTTGCTTTTGACTGAAGAAGGGCAAAGTTACTTTTTAGACATTAAAGATATCTTCACCTCCTTAGCAGAAGCTACTGATAAAGTTCTAGAGCGCAGTGAAAAAGGTGCCTTGACCATTAGTTTGCCACCCAGTTTTGCTATTCAATGGCTCGTTCCACGTCTTGCGGACTTTAACCAGCAGGAGCCAGATATTGATGTTCGTATCAAAGCGGTGGATATGGATGAAGGATCATTGACTGATGACGTCGATGTGGCCATTTACTATGGGCGTGGTAATTGGCCTGGTCTTCGCTCTGACAAGTTGTACCAAGAATTCCTAATTCCGTTGTGTTCCCCTTCGCTGCTTTTAGGTAGCAAACCATTAGAATCACTAAGTGACTTAACCAAGCATACGTTACTGCATGATACGTCTCGTAAAGATTGGAAACAATTTGCTAAGCAGAACGGTATAGAAGGTGTGAATGTCAATCACGGACCTATCTTCAGTCACTCTACAATGGTGTTGCAAGCGGCGGCTCATGGACAGGGCGTCGCGTTGGGAAACAATGTACTCGCGCAGCCTGAACTGGAAGCGGGTCGATTAATTGCCCCGTTTGACGAAGTGTTGGTGACAAAAAATGCGTTCTACGTTGTATGCCACGAGAAACAAGCTGACATGGGGCGTATCGCAACATTCCGTGACTGGATGTTGGCGAAAGCTCAAAGTGAACAAGAGGTATTATTAGATGAGTGA
- the cyoD gene encoding cytochrome o ubiquinol oxidase subunit IV — MGQHVETSSSDYVKGFLASLVLTVIPFYFVWAQSLPASSTYAILFACAIVQVFVHFKYFLHMEAKTTEGRWNLVSLMFTAIVVLILIAGSVWIIYNMSVNMKL, encoded by the coding sequence ATGGGCCAACATGTAGAAACAAGTTCGTCGGATTACGTAAAAGGTTTCTTGGCTTCGTTAGTCTTAACTGTGATTCCTTTCTACTTTGTTTGGGCGCAGTCTCTGCCAGCTTCAAGCACGTACGCGATCCTATTTGCTTGTGCCATCGTTCAGGTTTTCGTTCACTTCAAATACTTCCTGCACATGGAAGCGAAAACCACTGAAGGCCGTTGGAACTTGGTATCGCTAATGTTCACGGCGATTGTTGTACTAATCCTGATCGCAGGCTCGGTTTGGATTATCTACAACATGAGCGTCAACATGAAGTTGTAG
- the xni gene encoding flap endonuclease Xni, which yields MSIHLVIIDALNLIRRVHSVQPDPNDIARTITTTTRTLTKIINESQPTHIIAVFDHHLQDRGWRAEVLPEYKQNRKPMPEPLMKGLESIQDAWWKLGIDSLLSDGDEADDLVATLAMKVASHNEKVTIISTDKGYCQLLSPTLQIRDYFQHRWLDAPFIEKEFGVKPEQLADYWGLAGVSSSQVPGVPGIGPKAAKEILNQFDNIEQAYASDDLPTKYRKKLDEHIESARKCKQVSALKTDIELGFNLQDLRFNGPNEV from the coding sequence ATGTCTATTCATCTTGTTATTATCGACGCTCTCAATCTCATTCGCCGCGTGCACTCCGTCCAGCCCGATCCTAACGATATAGCAAGAACGATCACCACCACTACTCGGACACTGACTAAAATCATCAACGAGTCTCAGCCAACACACATCATTGCGGTGTTTGACCACCACCTACAAGACCGTGGCTGGCGAGCCGAGGTGCTACCTGAATACAAACAAAACCGAAAACCGATGCCGGAGCCTTTGATGAAAGGACTGGAATCGATTCAGGACGCTTGGTGGAAACTCGGCATCGATTCGCTGCTTTCAGACGGTGACGAAGCGGATGATTTGGTCGCAACTCTCGCGATGAAGGTCGCCAGCCACAACGAAAAAGTGACCATCATCTCTACCGATAAAGGCTACTGTCAGTTGCTCTCACCGACTCTCCAAATTCGAGATTATTTCCAGCACCGCTGGTTAGACGCCCCTTTTATTGAAAAAGAGTTTGGCGTTAAACCGGAACAATTGGCGGATTATTGGGGATTAGCAGGTGTCAGCTCTAGCCAAGTGCCTGGGGTCCCCGGTATTGGCCCAAAGGCAGCGAAAGAAATTCTGAACCAGTTCGACAACATTGAGCAAGCATACGCCAGTGATGATCTGCCTACCAAATATAGGAAGAAGCTGGATGAGCACATTGAATCAGCGCGTAAATGTAAACAAGTCTCCGCACTTAAGACCGATATTGAATTGGGTTTCAACCTGCAAGACTTGCGCTTTAACGGCCCTAACGAAGTCTAA
- the cyoE gene encoding heme o synthase yields the protein MDYLQHERQHEVVGQGMLKSYLSITKPGIIFGNLISVAAGFFLAAKSEPASLTLFFTTLAGVGLVIASGCVVNNIFDRDIDQKMARTQNRELAKGNINLDIAFVYALALLMGGTALLYQLANPLATVVVLLGYVYYVFFYTMWYKRNSVYGTLVGSISGAVPPLVGYVAVTNFISLEAILLFTMFCLWQMPHSYAIAMFRMQDYREAGIPVLPVKEGIQKAHRHMKAYVLAFGTVSLGLFLLGEAGYEYLAVSAVVCFMWTKVTFSKIDDHNYVSWSKSVFKVSLLVVMSISGVLGLELIPAFI from the coding sequence TTGGATTATCTACAACATGAGCGTCAACATGAAGTTGTAGGCCAAGGTATGCTGAAAAGTTATTTGTCTATCACCAAACCGGGCATTATTTTCGGCAACCTGATTTCTGTTGCGGCGGGGTTCTTCCTCGCCGCTAAATCAGAACCTGCTAGCCTGACGTTGTTTTTTACAACGTTAGCTGGAGTGGGACTTGTGATTGCATCAGGTTGTGTGGTGAACAATATTTTTGACCGCGATATCGATCAAAAGATGGCGCGTACTCAAAACCGTGAATTGGCGAAAGGGAATATCAATCTTGATATTGCTTTTGTGTATGCTCTGGCTCTACTGATGGGTGGAACAGCGTTACTTTATCAACTGGCAAATCCACTCGCGACCGTTGTTGTCCTGTTGGGCTATGTGTACTACGTCTTCTTTTATACGATGTGGTACAAACGTAACTCGGTCTATGGAACCTTGGTGGGAAGTATTTCTGGCGCGGTACCACCACTGGTGGGTTATGTTGCGGTAACCAACTTCATCAGCTTAGAAGCGATTTTGCTGTTTACCATGTTCTGTTTATGGCAAATGCCGCATTCGTATGCCATTGCGATGTTCCGCATGCAAGACTACCGAGAAGCGGGCATCCCTGTACTGCCAGTTAAAGAAGGTATTCAGAAAGCACATCGCCATATGAAGGCATATGTGTTGGCCTTTGGTACAGTTTCATTGGGACTGTTTTTGCTCGGTGAAGCAGGGTATGAGTATTTGGCTGTTTCAGCGGTTGTTTGCTTTATGTGGACAAAAGTGACGTTTAGTAAGATTGATGACCATAATTATGTGAGTTGGTCTAAATCGGTATTTAAAGTGTCATTGCTGGTGGTGATGAGCATCAGTGGCGTGCTAGGGCTCGAACTCATTCCCGCTTTCATTTAA
- the rlmM gene encoding 23S rRNA (cytidine(2498)-2'-O)-methyltransferase RlmM: MKQLMLYCRSGFEKECAGEIQDRATQLEVFGFPRLKNNTGYVLFECYQDGDAEKLVKGLDFKSLIFARQMFAVATEIQDLPREDRISPILEDLSDVESMPRCGDIRIETPDTNEAKELLKFCRKFTVPMRQAMRGKGILFPKDSPKKPVLHICFVAPGHCFVGYSLPSNNSQFFMGIPRLKFPADAPSRSTLKLEEAFHVFIPREEWDERLAPGMWGVDLGACPGGWTYQLVKRSMFVHAVDNGMMADSLMETGQVKHHQEDGFKFEPARKNVTWLICDMIEKPSRVAQLMGEWIISGWAKEAIFNLKLPMKGRYDEVLEDIENLKIFLKEHGVKYKLQAKHLYHDREEITVHVQCLSNISPH; the protein is encoded by the coding sequence GTGAAACAGCTAATGCTCTACTGCCGTTCGGGTTTCGAAAAAGAGTGTGCAGGAGAAATTCAGGATCGCGCGACACAACTGGAAGTCTTTGGTTTCCCTCGTTTAAAGAACAATACTGGCTATGTACTGTTTGAATGTTACCAAGACGGCGATGCTGAAAAGCTTGTTAAAGGGCTAGATTTCAAATCACTGATTTTCGCTCGCCAGATGTTTGCTGTGGCGACTGAAATTCAAGACTTGCCGCGTGAAGACCGTATCTCTCCGATTCTGGAAGATCTCAGTGATGTGGAAAGCATGCCTCGTTGCGGTGATATCCGTATTGAAACGCCAGACACCAACGAAGCGAAAGAACTGCTGAAATTCTGCCGCAAGTTTACCGTACCTATGCGCCAAGCGATGCGTGGCAAGGGGATTCTATTCCCTAAAGACAGTCCTAAGAAACCTGTGCTTCATATCTGTTTTGTTGCGCCGGGTCATTGCTTTGTGGGCTACTCGTTGCCGTCTAACAACTCTCAGTTCTTTATGGGTATTCCGCGCCTTAAGTTTCCAGCCGATGCGCCAAGCCGTTCAACACTTAAGTTGGAAGAAGCTTTCCACGTGTTTATTCCACGCGAAGAGTGGGATGAGCGTTTAGCGCCAGGCATGTGGGGCGTTGACCTGGGCGCATGTCCAGGTGGTTGGACATATCAGCTTGTGAAACGTTCGATGTTCGTTCACGCTGTCGATAACGGCATGATGGCCGATAGTCTGATGGAAACCGGGCAGGTTAAGCACCATCAGGAAGATGGTTTTAAGTTTGAGCCTGCGCGTAAAAACGTGACTTGGCTTATTTGTGACATGATTGAAAAACCATCCCGAGTTGCGCAATTGATGGGTGAGTGGATCATTAGTGGTTGGGCGAAAGAGGCCATCTTCAACCTTAAGTTGCCAATGAAAGGTCGTTATGACGAAGTATTGGAAGATATCGAAAATCTGAAAATCTTCCTTAAAGAACACGGTGTGAAATACAAACTTCAAGCGAAGCACCTATACCACGACCGCGAAGAAATCACAGTACACGTGCAGTGTCTGTCGAACATCTCCCCGCATTAA
- the cyoB gene encoding cytochrome o ubiquinol oxidase subunit I, giving the protein MFGRLTLDSIPYHEPIIVITLAVVALVGLAVAFAVTKAGKWQYLWNEWFTSVDHKKLGFMYIAVAMLMLVRGFADAVMMRSQQLLSSAGEAGYLPPHHYDQIFTAHGVIMIFFVAMPLVIGLMNIIVPLQIGARDVAFPYLNNLSFWLFVVGVILTNMSLGLGEFGRTGWLAYPPLSGIEASPGVGVDYWIWALQISGVGTTLTGVNFFVTILRMRTPSMPMMKMPVFTWASLCANILIIISFPILTVTIALLTLDRYLGMHFFTNDLGGNVMMYVNLIWAWGHPEVYILVLPIFGVFSEVTATFSRKKLFGYTSLVWATIVITILAFVVWLHHFFTMGSGANVNAFFGIATMIISIPTGVKIFNWLFTMYKGRIRFTTPMMWTVGFLITFTVGGMTGVLMAVPGADFVLHNSVFLIAHFHNVIIGGVVFGCFAAITYWFPKATGFTMNETWGKRAFYLWIVGFLMAFLPLYALGFMGMTRRLSQDINPEFFPLLAIAAAGTVVIALGVLSQFIQIYVSIRDREQNRDLTGDPWGGRTLEWATSSPPPFYNFAHLPKGDVLDAFWYQKQSGEFDPMKEVEYERIHMPKNTPTGIYVSAWALVFGFAMIWYIWWLAAASFVGIVVTCIQHSYNEDVDYYVEVEEIKAIEAERRSQLEEAKNTTTVTENDKKDDLEVTYAN; this is encoded by the coding sequence ATGTTTGGAAGATTAACTCTGGATTCAATTCCATACCACGAGCCGATCATCGTCATTACGCTTGCCGTTGTGGCGCTAGTGGGACTAGCCGTGGCTTTTGCGGTAACCAAAGCCGGAAAATGGCAATACCTATGGAATGAATGGTTTACGTCGGTAGACCACAAAAAACTTGGCTTCATGTACATCGCTGTGGCGATGCTGATGCTTGTACGTGGCTTTGCTGACGCTGTGATGATGCGTAGCCAGCAGCTACTTTCTTCTGCGGGTGAAGCTGGTTACTTACCGCCGCATCACTATGACCAAATCTTTACTGCGCACGGCGTGATCATGATCTTCTTCGTCGCGATGCCGCTCGTGATTGGTCTGATGAACATCATCGTGCCGCTACAAATCGGTGCGCGTGACGTGGCTTTCCCGTATCTGAATAACTTGAGCTTTTGGCTGTTTGTTGTCGGTGTCATCCTGACGAACATGTCTTTGGGCTTAGGTGAATTTGGTCGTACCGGTTGGTTGGCGTATCCGCCGCTTTCTGGTATCGAGGCGAGTCCGGGAGTCGGAGTCGACTATTGGATTTGGGCGCTGCAGATATCTGGTGTCGGTACCACGCTAACGGGCGTGAACTTCTTCGTGACTATTTTGCGTATGCGTACACCGTCAATGCCTATGATGAAGATGCCAGTGTTCACTTGGGCGTCACTGTGTGCCAACATCCTGATCATCATCTCGTTCCCAATTCTGACGGTAACCATCGCGCTACTGACGCTGGATCGTTACCTAGGGATGCACTTCTTTACCAATGATCTTGGCGGCAACGTAATGATGTACGTCAACCTGATTTGGGCATGGGGCCACCCAGAAGTGTATATTTTGGTGCTACCAATCTTTGGTGTGTTCTCCGAAGTGACCGCAACCTTCTCGCGTAAAAAGCTATTTGGTTACACCTCACTTGTGTGGGCGACGATCGTCATTACGATTCTGGCGTTCGTGGTTTGGCTGCACCACTTCTTTACCATGGGTTCTGGCGCGAACGTGAATGCCTTCTTCGGCATCGCCACAATGATCATTTCTATCCCAACCGGGGTGAAAATCTTCAACTGGCTATTCACCATGTACAAAGGTCGTATTCGTTTTACGACTCCGATGATGTGGACAGTAGGTTTCCTAATCACCTTTACCGTTGGCGGTATGACGGGCGTATTGATGGCGGTACCGGGTGCGGATTTCGTTCTGCATAACTCTGTATTCCTAATCGCGCACTTCCATAACGTGATTATTGGTGGTGTGGTGTTCGGCTGTTTCGCGGCGATCACTTACTGGTTCCCGAAAGCGACCGGTTTCACCATGAATGAAACTTGGGGCAAACGCGCGTTTTATCTGTGGATTGTCGGTTTCTTGATGGCGTTCCTGCCGCTTTACGCGTTGGGCTTTATGGGTATGACCCGTCGTCTGAGCCAAGACATCAACCCAGAATTCTTCCCACTATTGGCTATCGCAGCCGCTGGTACGGTTGTGATTGCTCTGGGTGTATTGTCCCAGTTCATTCAAATCTACGTGAGTATTCGTGACCGCGAGCAAAACCGTGACCTAACGGGTGACCCGTGGGGCGGCCGTACTTTGGAATGGGCAACATCTTCACCTCCGCCATTCTACAACTTCGCTCACCTGCCAAAAGGCGATGTACTGGATGCGTTCTGGTACCAGAAACAAAGTGGCGAATTCGACCCAATGAAAGAAGTGGAGTATGAACGTATCCACATGCCTAAGAACACACCAACAGGTATTTATGTCTCGGCTTGGGCGCTGGTCTTTGGCTTTGCAATGATCTGGTACATCTGGTGGCTGGCGGCTGCAAGCTTTGTCGGTATCGTCGTCACTTGTATTCAACATAGCTACAACGAAGATGTGGATTACTACGTAGAAGTGGAAGAGATAAAAGCGATTGAAGCAGAACGTAGATCACAGCTTGAAGAAGCGAAGAACACAACAACCGTAACTGAAAATGATAAGAAGGATGATCTGGAGGTGACCTATGCAAACTAA